GACTCGATGGAGTGGTGATCCCCATGAACGACCAGCAGCGTATCTTCCCCGGCCTGCCGGCACGCCTCGTCGGCCTGGAGGATCTGGCCGAGAATCTCTGGTGGTGCTGGCATCCGCGCGCTCGCATGCTCTTCAAGATGCTGGATCGGCAGGCCTGGAAGCAGAGCGGGCACAACCCCGACCGGATGCTGCGCGATCTGTCCGGCGAGGTGTTGTCCGCCGCTGCAGCCGACGCCGAGTACCTGCACCGTTACGATGAAGTCATGTCCGACTTCAACACCCACGTGAGCGGGCAGCATTGCCGTTACCTGGATTACGCGCAGCGGAACCACAGTTTCGCCGTGGCCTACTTCTCGGCGGAATATGGCCTGCATCGTTCGCTGCCCTTCTACGCGGGTGGCCTGGGGTTCCTCGCCGGTGACTATCTGAAGGAGTGCAGCGACCTCTGCATCCCGCTCGTGGCCGTCGGCTTCATGTATCCGGAAGGTTACCTGCGTCAGCGGCTGGGTGAGGATGGCTGGCAGGAGGATCGGGATGAACCTCTCGACCGCGACGCCGCAGCCATCTCACGGGTCATGGGTGGTGACGGAAAACAACTCGTGGTCCGTGTCCCCTTCATGGACCCGGGGGTCCACGTGGCCGTCTGGAAGGTGAAGGTCGGGCAGATACCGCTCTACCTGCTGGACACCGACATTCCGGACAACGATCCCGCCAGCCGCGGGATCTGCGCCCGGCTGTACATCGGCGACGCCGAGCGGCGCCTGCGCCAGGAGCTCGTGCTCGGCCTCGGCGGTGCCGAGGTCCTGCGCGCGCTCGGCACCACGCACTACCTGCTTCATCTGAACGAGGGCCACGCCGCCTTCGCGCTGCTGGAGCGAATCCGCGAGCGCGTGGAGGCCGGAATGCCCTTCGACGAGGCGCGTGAACAGGTCCGCAACACCTCGATCTTCACGACCCATACGCCCGTGCCGGCAGGCCACGACGTGTTCCCGAACGACCTGATGGAGAGCCACTTCCACGCGTACTGGCCGTCGCTGGGTCTCGATCGTGACACCTTCCTGAGGCTGGGCGCACACCCCGACCAGCCGGACGCCGGCTTCAACATGTCCGCCCTCGCCCTGCGGCTCTCGGCGTTCGCCAACGGGGTCAGTCGCCGCCATGGCGAGGTCTCGCGCCAGATGTGGCGGAGCCTGTGGCCCGATCGGCCGGTCGCGAACGTCCCGATCACCCACGTCACCAACGGCGTGCACGTGCCGACCTGGATCGAGCCCAAGATCCAGCTCCTTCTGGACGAGTATCTCGGCGCCGACTGGCTGGACCGGCACGACGCCCCCGAGCTATGGGACGCGCTGGACCGGATCCCGGATGAGGAGCTCTGGCGGACGCACTACTGGCTGAAGATCAAGCTCATCGACGCGATCCGCGAACGCGCCCGGCAGCGCTTGCTCCACGACGGTGCCGGGCCGTCCCTGGTGATGGCGGGCGGCGCGCTGCTGGATCCCTCGGTCCTGACCATCGGCTTCGCCCGCCGCTTCGCCACCTACAAGCGGGCGACCCTGATCTTCCGCGACAGCGAGCGCCTGCAGCGACTGCTGAACGACCGTCGCCGTCCCGTGCAGTTCATCTTCGCCGGCAAGGCCCACCCGGCCGACGACCCGGGCAAGCGGCTCCTGCAGGAGCTCGTAGACATGGCCCGCGCCCCGGCGTTCGGCGGCCGCATCGCCTTCGTCGAGGACTACGGCGAGCAGCTGGCCCAGTATATGGTCCACGGCGTGGACGTGTGGCTGAACAACCCCCTGCCGCCGCTCGAGGCCAGCGGCACCAGCGGCATGAAGGCCGCCATGAACGGGGTGCCCCAGTTGAGCATTCTCGACGGCTGGTGGGAGGAGGGCTACGACGGCGAGAACGGCTGGGCGATCAGGCACGAGGAGAAGGACGGCGATGGCGATCGTCTCGACGCGGAGGAGATCTACCGGACCCTGGAGAGCGACATCGTCCCGCGCTACTATCGCGTCGATGCCGCCGGGGTACCGATCGAATGGGTCAAGACCATGAAGGCCGCGATGCGCGGCGCCGGCGCCCGGTTCTCCGCCCGGCGGATGGTCAGGGAGTACACGGAGAAATTCTATACCATGGCCTTGAAGGAGGTCGCGTCGCTCGAGTAGGGGCTGGCGGGATCGTGTTCGCGGAGGGGATGGCGGTCCAGATCGTCGGGTGCCGACTCCTGGGCCTGCGCCGGCACGCGGGGTGCGGTCCGCACGCTAACCCTCCTCGCAGCTCCTGGCCTCGACCGGCTCGCATATGAGCCCGCGCGGACACGGTCGTACGCGTCTTCCGTAGATCTTGCGGACGAGCCGGCATCCGGACAGGGTGAATTCGTATCCCCACTGGCCGTGTTCGTAATATTCGTGGAACACGATCAGACCGGCATCGGCCAGTTTCATCTCGCACGCTTCGCCCACGGAAATCCTGTCCCACCGGTAGAAGTTCTCGTAGTACTGGCAGAAGAGAGACACGAGACGCGCAGAGAGGCCCGGGATCGGGTCGATCGTGATTCCCGTGGGGTACCGTCCGACCGGATCGCCTTCCCGGCCGGGCGCGTGAGCGTCTGCCGCCCGGCGCAGACATCCGAGCAGGCGTCCGAAAGCGGCCTCGTATCCCTGATCTTCCGTGAAATCGGTACAACGCTTCCTGTTCAGGCATGCAGGCAGCTTGCACGGAGACCTCAGGAGGGGGAGTACCTCCACCTCGCTGTCCACGACATCGGATGCCATGGCCCTCTCGAGCTCGTTCTTCGCCATGTCCGAGGCGACGATTGCCGGAGTCAGGATGACGGCCCAGAATGCGGCAGCGGCGATGCCCTCTCGTATCGTGGCCATGTGAAAGGCTCCGAAGAGGCTCTCCGCCTCGAAGGTCGAGACCTTCGCGCCGGCGTTCTCGAGATCCCGGGTCAGACGACATGCGAACTCCCGGTCGGCGCGTGCGTGGCTCAGGACGAGCGCCGTTGGATACGTACGGACAGGCATGCTGCCACCCCCCTCCTGGGAACAGAGCCTTCTCGCGGACATCACGGATGCTTCTGCATCCGTTTCAAACAGGCCCGATGATGTCACGATGCCGGTCGTCGATGGAGGCCTTCAAGGTGGGGCCGGATGGAGGCCGCGTGGCGGATACGGAGTGGTGTGCGGGGTGGGATCCGGTGGTGTTGCAGGTGGTTCGTCGGGCCAGTCGCGGTCACGGCATCGACCCCCCAGGCGTGCGAC
Above is a genomic segment from bacterium containing:
- a CDS encoding toll/interleukin-1 receptor domain-containing protein; translated protein: MPVRTYPTALVLSHARADREFACRLTRDLENAGAKVSTFEAESLFGAFHMATIREGIAAAAFWAVILTPAIVASDMAKNELERAMASDVVDSEVEVLPLLRSPCKLPACLNRKRCTDFTEDQGYEAAFGRLLGCLRRAADAHAPGREGDPVGRYPTGITIDPIPGLSARLVSLFCQYYENFYRWDRISVGEACEMKLADAGLIVFHEYYEHGQWGYEFTLSGCRLVRKIYGRRVRPCPRGLICEPVEARSCEEG
- the glgP gene encoding alpha-glucan family phosphorylase, whose product is MNDQQRIFPGLPARLVGLEDLAENLWWCWHPRARMLFKMLDRQAWKQSGHNPDRMLRDLSGEVLSAAAADAEYLHRYDEVMSDFNTHVSGQHCRYLDYAQRNHSFAVAYFSAEYGLHRSLPFYAGGLGFLAGDYLKECSDLCIPLVAVGFMYPEGYLRQRLGEDGWQEDRDEPLDRDAAAISRVMGGDGKQLVVRVPFMDPGVHVAVWKVKVGQIPLYLLDTDIPDNDPASRGICARLYIGDAERRLRQELVLGLGGAEVLRALGTTHYLLHLNEGHAAFALLERIRERVEAGMPFDEAREQVRNTSIFTTHTPVPAGHDVFPNDLMESHFHAYWPSLGLDRDTFLRLGAHPDQPDAGFNMSALALRLSAFANGVSRRHGEVSRQMWRSLWPDRPVANVPITHVTNGVHVPTWIEPKIQLLLDEYLGADWLDRHDAPELWDALDRIPDEELWRTHYWLKIKLIDAIRERARQRLLHDGAGPSLVMAGGALLDPSVLTIGFARRFATYKRATLIFRDSERLQRLLNDRRRPVQFIFAGKAHPADDPGKRLLQELVDMARAPAFGGRIAFVEDYGEQLAQYMVHGVDVWLNNPLPPLEASGTSGMKAAMNGVPQLSILDGWWEEGYDGENGWAIRHEEKDGDGDRLDAEEIYRTLESDIVPRYYRVDAAGVPIEWVKTMKAAMRGAGARFSARRMVREYTEKFYTMALKEVASLE